A segment of the Maylandia zebra isolate NMK-2024a linkage group LG2, Mzebra_GT3a, whole genome shotgun sequence genome:
CTGAGAAGAGTGGTCAAATATCCAGGCACAATTATGCCAAAAGCTTGTTGATAGCTACCAAAAGCATCTAATGGAGGTGCAACTTGATACTGGACAattaaccaaatattagtgaATTGAGCATGTATGCTTTGACCCCATGCAAATGAGAGGAAATCCAAAATATATTCAAACTGGTGCACtaaattcatgttttttaaGCCATTAAAGATGCAATTTGTACAATCATTCCaacctggaaaaagaacagttcaaagaaatctttaaaaaacCCAAATTCCCACGACATCCATGCCCGTGATGAATGCCTGTAAACATCTGAGCACAACTGGAGCTTATTGTTCATGCCCAACTTATGAGGGCAAGGGTGGGTGAGGTCTTTGGACTTGAGCAGTGTGGCGTGACTAATCTATCAGTGATGTAGACCAAAGCTCCCCATTGCCGAGGTGCTCATCATTCTTTCCCTCTGAGTCCTCCTCCAGTCTGCTGCACTGCCATAACCGCAGAGGTTCAAATTTATCAGCCCTCCTTTACCCTTTATCTCACACCCAGTGCACCCTTACGCATTGATGCAAGTATGCATGCATTTCTGTCCAGCGGTTTATACTTTATGGGTCTGAACAGCCATATTTTACACATTTCCCTAGTGATAttcccagttttgttttgtttgttttttacagcaaCCCATTGCACATAAAATCACATGATATCTTCGCAATGACTGTTGGAAAAAAAGCATAtatctgtatttatattttgtgaTTAGAGCCACAGTAAACAGCTCCACAGAGGTCAGTGACTCCAAATTCCACAGTCAACCATAAAATTTAATTTAGCAATGTGTGTCGCTTAATACAATAGAATAGGCTTAGTGGAAATTACAATACCATACACAAAACCTGTCATTAACGTTCCACCGTACAAACATAATCACAGTCCTGTGTGCTCAAACATTTTCCACTTCCTACGGATGACTTAATGACTGAGATTGAATGATAATCTTATGAGGTATTAGGTATGGGACAGAGGGCTTATCCACACTCACTACCAACCAACATGTTTAGGCAACCTGAGACTCATTGGGCAATACAGTTGTAGCAACAGTAATAAGAACAGTAAAATGACATGACCCCTTTTTGTTTGGTAGGTTTGGCTTAAcactttacatgcatttgattgATGGGCACTCATGAATGTTTAATTAAAGCTAAGGATGTTCATAGGCTACGAAAATCATGGCTCTTAATATTTAACAATATTATTAGGGGAAAACAGCAGGATGTAGAAAGTTTAAGACCTTTAATTGTTGCATGCCGCAAAAATGCAATTCAGCACTTTTCCCCAGATACACACAGATAAGCAAAGGTGTAAGTTAAGTTGCATGTATTTAACACCTGGACAATGTGTGTGCTGTACTTCAAATTccacttttcccttttttttctcctccagcaCACAGTGAAATGACTATGGCTATCTGGCCCCGATAGTATTGGTCTATATATAGAGGAGCCCTGTGACTGAGCTGGCTATAAGTGTCAGATTCCAGGCGCACTCATCCGTCCTGGCTGGATCAGCACCTGCTGCTAACTATACACCCACCCACCCCTGTGCCGCACCCCATCCCAGCTCACACAGGAAAGTCTGTGCCCAACCAAACCCCAGtctgcaaaagaaaagagatCCACATTAGATACAGTAAGCACTTTCCCTGTTGCCAGTGCAGAAGGGAGGAGCAGAAATACAGTCCAGGAGATGTAATATGTCTGAGTTAGATGcccctctttgctttttctatTCAAGTCTGATACATGGCAGTGCCTCTGACACTGTGCTGTCAGTGGGCCACCGGCAGACAGAGCTGGACGGATCTTCTCAGTCCTGGATTCAGCTTATGAAGAGAGGTTTTGTCAGCTTGGGGTGTTTTGTGGATTGAATGGGTAGTTTGTCCGATTTGGGACGGATACCACAAACAAAGAAGAATTCAATGTCCCTGGGAAGTCTTCATCAGTGGCTAAAGGTAGAGTATCAGCCTTTCTCTGTCTACTTGCACAAGGAGAGGGCTTTTTCTAAAGTTTGGATAAGGGATATGTGTTGGTGaaagttaatttaaatattGTTACTCTATGTATCTAGGATAATCTCTTTGTGAGATTCAAAATCTCTTCTTGTGAGATTTTGAGTCTGTAGCACAAAAAGATCTGGAGTCAAAATAAATGTTCATATAGCTTGCTGTATTGGTTTAATTACAAGTTACATAACAAAGGTATTGTAGATGGAGTTATTATTAGAACATTAGGGCACCGAAAGATAATTTCACTCTAGGGAAGTTAAGTAAAAGGAATCAATCCAATTCTAGGTTCTACATTTGTAATTTCTATACTTTTGCCTCTCACAGATATTTATCAGCTATTACTGGTGCTACAAATGAATGAGCTACACAATGTGCAGATGACTGTATCTTATTTCTAGTCCAGGAACGGAGCCCAGAACAGGCAAGAGGAGCAGACTGGACTGGCCACAGTGAGAATTTGGAGCTTGTGGACTAGCAATGGACAGCTGGACTCTCCAGGGGGACAGCTACTCCTTCCTGCGTAGTGCCCCCCGCACCTTTTCCCTTTGCCATCGTGACGGCACCCCCAACCACGTTGAAATATTCGACATTATCAACATCCCTTCTCAGCGCAGCGCCATCTCCGAGACCACTTGCCTGTGTGACATTTTCGGAGACGACTGTGAGTCGGCGTCTCTCTCAAGCAGCCCCGCTGTAGGGCCCTTTGTCCCTTCCCAGAGGGAGGTGGATGGGACGGCTGCTGCGTCACCTCTGTTGGACGAGCTGAACGATTCCTCTGGCTCTTACCACACAGCACAGGGCTCCAGTGAAGGCGAGGAAGGCTTTGAAGATTCGAGAGACAAGCTTTACAGTCCTCCACTGCAGAGGCTTCTGGAGGCCAAAGGGCTGAGCTCTAGTCATCCAGAAGTTTCTGAGGACAGCAGCGCAAATTCACAACCAAGAAGGCAATCACCAGCACCTCAGCTTAGCACAGCAAGCCCTTCTTTCCAAAATCCCAGCACTGGTGAGAGGACACCTTCTCCTGAACATAACAGCCCCTGTATCTTCAGTCCAGAGAGAAGACTATCATCTTTGTCCTCCTCCTCAGCTGAAAAAAGGCCTTCATCGTCCTCACCTGATCCAAAACAAACGCTTTCAGAACCTGAACCAATAAGAACAACTCCTTCATTCAAAGACAGCAACAGCAGCCCGTCACATCAGTCTCTAACTCCAAGTCCCTCTCTTGAACCCAGAAACTGTATCAGCCAGTCGTGCTGTGAATCGGTGAACCCTCATTTTTTACCCGAGTTTGGAGTAGCACAAGACACACCTGAGCCAAAAGCTGCTAACTTAAATCAAAACAGCAGTCCAGCTGAGCTCCCATCCAAAGACTTTTCTCAGGATTTTACAGAATCAGCCTTTGAATTAAGAACCTCTCATTTATCCCCTTCACCTTCACCCACAGATTTATTATCTAATTTAAGAGAAACACCGGACTCCCCTGAGCTTAGTCATAGGTCCTCCTCCTCTGACACTCAGGCTTCATCTCCTTTCCCTGACCTAAGAGGGAGGATCTCTTTACCTGATCTCTTCAGCAGAGGCTCTACGCCTGAGATAAAAGATTCTCCCCGCACATCAGGTCCCTCTACtgcagaaagagaaacagcagctACTCCTGAAAGCCAAAGGTTATCAGTGGAAGCAGGCAGTTCTGTTTCCACTCCTGGCCCACGATACACCCCTCCCTCACCTGTCATTTCAAAAGCATCATCCCCTGAACTTGTGGAGGGTTCGGTCTCACCTGATTTCAGAAACACAGCTCCCTCACCTGGCTTGCTCAGCGCTGCCTCTCTGACCAGACCTGGGTCAACAACTCCCTCTCCTGAACGCTCACCAGAAATAAGACAGGCGACTTCCCCTGTGGTAAGTTATAGTTTATCTCCCTCACCTGCTTTTAGAGACAGCTGCTCTCCCATCGAGCACAGATATACTTCTCCCTCACCTGAAATCAGGATTACAGCATCCTCTCCTGAGGTTGGCAGGAAAGAGCAACCTGTATCAGCTTCTCCTCTGCTGGAGCCTCTCTTCGACACATCCCCATCAAGAAGCCTCACTTCCTCCCCTCACATCACAGGAATTTCTTACTCTGTTGTTCAACCCGAGGACAGGAGCAGTCCCCCATTTCCTGAACTCTCTCATCTCCCCGTCCCAGAGCCAGATAATACACCCATCCCCTCTGAAGAAAGGAGCCTCACCACAAGCAGAGACGATATAGCAGAGTCCATTGGCTGCTTCACAAGCTCTGCCCCAGAGACTGAAAAAACTCTGCTACATCATCCCAAGCACCAAACACCTTCACCTCAGCCAAATCATCAAACTCCCTCACCTGAACCAAGATTTCAAAGTCcttcacctcagcacaaaagtaGAGATCCATCACCTGCTGCCTCTCCGCACAGGTGTCAGCTATCACCAGCAACCCTCTCTGCAGACTGCAACCCTCCCCTTGGATTAAATACCCTTTTGAGTGATAGGGACTCTTCTTCAGCAGTTATCGCAGAAACACAGTCTCCCACATATTTGAGAAAAGAGAGTGTGCCACCCTCATTTGAGACAGTAACAAGGGACAAATCTCCACCTTTGGTTGCTGAAATCAAAGGCAGTTCACCAGCTCCTCTGcctttacctcctttacctATTTTACCAGAGGGAAAGTTAGATTGCCCTCTAAAACTGCAaagggaagagagagaagaaacaCCAGAGGAAGTAAATATAAAGGATAAATCAGGCGCAGCTTCTTCCCCTCAGGAAAAAACAGATATTCATCCCCTCTTTTTTCAAAGAGAAGACACTGATAATAATCTCCCTTCTGAAATCAACTGTCCTTCTCCTAATCTTCTAGTTCCCAAGAAGAGAAGTCCAAACCTCTCACCTGTTCACGGGGTTAAATCAAATTCACCTGCGCAGCCTCTGTTTGCTGCTCATTCCCCAACTTCTGACAGTAGCAGCTCTTTAAAATCTACATCTGAGACCTCGGGAGGACAGCTGTTAACCAAAGTTAGGCCTGAAAACAGAGAGAGGTTCACAGAGGACATGTCCCATCATGCAAACAGAAGGCGGACCCCCTCTCCGCCACTCACCAGGTTTACACCTGTCCACATCATCGCTCCTGAGAAACCATACAGACAGTGGCAGAACAGAAGCCGCAGTCCCACTCATGTTGGCGCATCCTCACCTAGAGGCAATTTAAAGAAGGCGGTGACAAATAGGGAAAGCCCCGACAATAATAGCCAGGCCCACTGGGTCAGCCCAGGAAGGCAATTGGGAATGGAAAGGGGAATGCCACTGGAGCAGGAgaggcagagaggcagagagaggcaAAAGGATAGGGAGATGGAAAGAAATAGGAAGAGGGAGGAGCAGGTTCCTGAAACGGAAGAGGAGGGGTCGCAGGGGGACACCAGTTACAGAGGGGAACAGGTTGAGCTGTCATTCAGTGCCAGGAATAGAAAAGGACCTGCGAGTCGCGGTGCAGCTCCCACAAGCAGAGAGACCCGACAAGGGTTGCCAACAGCGCATTCCTATTCGGAGAGCTCGTCTGCCACAAGACAGCTACAGCAACAACAGAGTGTTCATAGACTCGCTTCACAACAAGCCACCAGGGGTTGTGCTGCCAGCAGACGACCTCAACCTCCTGCACCCCGAACAAAGAGCAGTGCTCCCGGACATGCGGCCTCATACAGGCCCGGCCGAAGTTCCAGCTCCAGCATGGGGAGTGAACTTGATGAGGCAGACGATGAGGTGAAGTGGTTTACAGATGTGGCTTTCCGCAGCCTGTCAAGCCCTGATATAGATTACCTTGACATGTACAACTCAAGCCACCACTCATCCGCAAACATCTCCCAGCCATCTACCCAGGAGAGCCCGGCAGGGATCGGCACTGCCTGGCAAGCCTATGCTGACTTCAGAGGTTCTGTGCCAAAGTTGGACCATGATGAACTCTCCTCCCAGCAACCATCTGCATACTTCTCAGATGGCTTAGATCCATCTAGGCGCTATGAACTGGGCAGCTTTGAATGCGTAGATGTGGCTGTGGAAAGGGAGGACTCCAGGAAGCTGAGGAGAGGAGTCCCAAAGAGACAGATCCAGCTGAAAAAGAGGAATGATGCTGATGGGAAGCAAGACGGAAGCAGTGGAAATAGCAGTCCTGGGATAGCAAGCATGGTGGAAAGCTACTCCCAGGCAAGTCAATCGAGAGGGACGTTTGTGAGGCAACAGAGTACACCAGCAGCAATGCACGAGCACTACCCCTCTGACCACAGCCCTGAGCCCCATCTTCCCAATGTCAGAAAATCCCAACTCCAGAAATCTGCTTCTATGGATGAAACATGCACGAAAACTCAGATGGCTTCTTGCCTGATCAAGAATGTGTTGTCCAAAAAGATGCAAAGTGCTGATAAACAACCTGATGAACAAGCAGGCGAAGGATTGAGCCCCACATTTGAGAAGAGCAGTCCACCAGCTGAGAGTCAAGTGGCACCACTTAAAGAATCACCAAGACCAGACATACATGACCTAAGTTCCAGTTTTCAATCGGATTATAGCCTTTCATCGGAGAGTATTCCCATGAGAGGGGAACCAAGCGCCAAGGATGAAGCTAAACCACCCAGAAGCTTTGGTGTGAGACCTAGTAACAGGCCGAGCTCatccagcagctgcaggagtgTTACCTTTTCCCTTACTGACAGTGAAGAGGCCGATTCTCAAAGCAGGAATGCAGTGCTGTCGCGATCTGAAATGCGATCAGAACTGAAGGTGCCATTCGATAGTAAGCAGCGCAGAAGTGGAGAACAACAAGCAGACTACAGCAAAACATACAAAACGGAGGGTGACGACTCAGCAAATGCCACAGAAACTCCTTCTGCCGACGCAGCCCACAGCGCACAGTTCAGACCAACAATGAGAGGGGGCGTGTGTGAAAGCCGGGAGGAACCGAAACAGTTGCAACAGGGTGACAACGGCGCCTTCATGTCTAAAACGCAAGAGATCAAACTGAAAGCTGTGGGGAAAAAGAAAGCCTCTTTAAATGTGTGTCTTAcacctgaagcagaaagcaaaTCTGAGAGTACTTCACCAGATATATTTTTTAGACAAAACATGGAtgagaaaacagaagaagaagacggaGACGAGAACAATAAAGCAAAAGGCCCGCTTCACAAAGTTAGAGATGTGAGGCGGCTCGTGAAGAATACTTATAATCTGTCCTTTAAAGCATCTAGTGCTGAAGAAAGTGTAGAAACTGCTgatgaaaaacataaagaagaggCCATAGCAGCAGAGGAGATGGATTTAAGACAAGGGAtaaggagggaggagaggagggaggaaagAGCAGAGGAGTTCATGGCGGAGAGGAcggaggaagagaaggaggaggcaaAAGACTCAAAAATGTTAACCCCATCTCCACCACCTCACAGCAAAGGAAAGCCTCTGTCTGGTCCACAGCCAATCCAAATAGAATACAAAGCTGTTTGCTTGAAAGAAGACAAGAATAAAACATCGCGTGTCAAAAAAGACTCAGAGAACCTAGGTGACAAATCCCAGGTTTTTTCAAAGCCCATCACCGATGTGAGCAGAGAATTGCAGTCTTTGAATGCACCAAACAACACAGCGTCAGATACTGAAATATCCAGACCATGTGagcctggtgtaaacattacaGCAGAACCACGAGAGACGCTGCCAGAAATCCACAAAGTTCCAGACAGTGAGGATAAACCTGCTGCTGTAAG
Coding sequences within it:
- the si:ch73-43g23.1 gene encoding uncharacterized protein si:ch73-43g23.1; protein product: MDSWTLQGDSYSFLRSAPRTFSLCHRDGTPNHVEIFDIINIPSQRSAISETTCLCDIFGDDCESASLSSSPAVGPFVPSQREVDGTAAASPLLDELNDSSGSYHTAQGSSEGEEGFEDSRDKLYSPPLQRLLEAKGLSSSHPEVSEDSSANSQPRRQSPAPQLSTASPSFQNPSTGERTPSPEHNSPCIFSPERRLSSLSSSSAEKRPSSSSPDPKQTLSEPEPIRTTPSFKDSNSSPSHQSLTPSPSLEPRNCISQSCCESVNPHFLPEFGVAQDTPEPKAANLNQNSSPAELPSKDFSQDFTESAFELRTSHLSPSPSPTDLLSNLRETPDSPELSHRSSSSDTQASSPFPDLRGRISLPDLFSRGSTPEIKDSPRTSGPSTAERETAATPESQRLSVEAGSSVSTPGPRYTPPSPVISKASSPELVEGSVSPDFRNTAPSPGLLSAASLTRPGSTTPSPERSPEIRQATSPVVSYSLSPSPAFRDSCSPIEHRYTSPSPEIRITASSPEVGRKEQPVSASPLLEPLFDTSPSRSLTSSPHITGISYSVVQPEDRSSPPFPELSHLPVPEPDNTPIPSEERSLTTSRDDIAESIGCFTSSAPETEKTLLHHPKHQTPSPQPNHQTPSPEPRFQSPSPQHKSRDPSPAASPHRCQLSPATLSADCNPPLGLNTLLSDRDSSSAVIAETQSPTYLRKESVPPSFETVTRDKSPPLVAEIKGSSPAPLPLPPLPILPEGKLDCPLKLQREEREETPEEVNIKDKSGAASSPQEKTDIHPLFFQREDTDNNLPSEINCPSPNLLVPKKRSPNLSPVHGVKSNSPAQPLFAAHSPTSDSSSSLKSTSETSGGQLLTKVRPENRERFTEDMSHHANRRRTPSPPLTRFTPVHIIAPEKPYRQWQNRSRSPTHVGASSPRGNLKKAVTNRESPDNNSQAHWVSPGRQLGMERGMPLEQERQRGRERQKDREMERNRKREEQVPETEEEGSQGDTSYRGEQVELSFSARNRKGPASRGAAPTSRETRQGLPTAHSYSESSSATRQLQQQQSVHRLASQQATRGCAASRRPQPPAPRTKSSAPGHAASYRPGRSSSSSMGSELDEADDEVKWFTDVAFRSLSSPDIDYLDMYNSSHHSSANISQPSTQESPAGIGTAWQAYADFRGSVPKLDHDELSSQQPSAYFSDGLDPSRRYELGSFECVDVAVEREDSRKLRRGVPKRQIQLKKRNDADGKQDGSSGNSSPGIASMVESYSQASQSRGTFVRQQSTPAAMHEHYPSDHSPEPHLPNVRKSQLQKSASMDETCTKTQMASCLIKNVLSKKMQSADKQPDEQAGEGLSPTFEKSSPPAESQVAPLKESPRPDIHDLSSSFQSDYSLSSESIPMRGEPSAKDEAKPPRSFGVRPSNRPSSSSSCRSVTFSLTDSEEADSQSRNAVLSRSEMRSELKVPFDSKQRRSGEQQADYSKTYKTEGDDSANATETPSADAAHSAQFRPTMRGGVCESREEPKQLQQGDNGAFMSKTQEIKLKAVGKKKASLNVCLTPEAESKSESTSPDIFFRQNMDEKTEEEDGDENNKAKGPLHKVRDVRRLVKNTYNLSFKASSAEESVETADEKHKEEAIAAEEMDLRQGIRREERREERAEEFMAERTEEEKEEAKDSKMLTPSPPPHSKGKPLSGPQPIQIEYKAVCLKEDKNKTSRVKKDSENLGDKSQVFSKPITDVSRELQSLNAPNNTASDTEISRPCEPGVNITAEPRETLPEIHKVPDSEDKPAAVRTDRKHHMLGNLPKMPSKEREVSTAVVLIREGPSKTRTSASPAQEMEIQTPILARPASISPKPTTPGSAPATSGHSVSMLLKEKGYQADIGAVVGDSQNVSGVKGVPRKHVNSLEIPLQTVAPSDGGWNESHRERTFSSSSTTSVPSAVSDSTDATTKTREDEGGSINPAEKDTAKLRSFSQEQDPLPTKQRDVSDFEAVKRLDPTFPPRSPAIRRFKPQPIQVKSMSKEPQKKDIPTSSTGSSSGNSSGNSRPQIIEVKSIAKNSQKPVVPPKPNCKFKPADFGVTSNEAHRSSAATSTAKSQSDERTQTIVVSSPTIYRKISTDSTATSNYSRKLAVSAVSSLKPPPSKTTSTASSSLSNQSAEPPDSEATCDRGQMQQPAASPQTARCAQKALTSVPTSATSSSVTSAAGSVSDPIASQTTAPASAGVSKPSQPSQPAVMDRDSQLQYPRAANLHQQQTVPLTSNNTTQPTAVSTTQLPRYTHQPCHRSLSSERSQRTDDLHFYASDDPPSYDERESFSPLTLPDLTPLRSNRFQPSSRPPACPCTAGCPTHIGLHPPHHHRSPHNLTPPAPTHSPGQALPYAVAQPPLRPHQCRPDAQPMSYQPGSPKSNPFGPSQQPTIYQPLHQPAPCAPHPSLMQACSVDRSLPPPQHIDPRRPPVHRSPHQQPPGLITGAPYSDPSHNHSPGLPSMDPQFLCGTQSMAGPSYGSEYGGDSSSLYSESSYGQTPRRVLLDPETGKYFYIEVPVQPLRKMLFDPETGQYVEVLIPQQTISHSGLYPPSAAPYPPLPNPSMYAPAPQYMPYAAPAPPAQPQPPRYPEASAAATMHPSGSGVGYRNPSGQGSKPEPQNHPSVDHSYLESMYYVPTGMNTSPNPTPPDYYHKHPPNLPPTGGKRS